A window of Pseudodesulfovibrio hydrargyri contains these coding sequences:
- a CDS encoding class II fumarate hydratase, whose protein sequence is MFRIETDSLGEVRVPEEALWGAQTQRALTLFTIDGELMPREMIRAYAILKKACALANGGAGKLDDERRDLIVAVCDEILAGQHADMFPLPVWISGSGTQFNMNVNEVVANRCSQLADRPVGSKEPVHPNDHVNMSQSTNDNFPTVMYMAVANTIIERLLPSLSAMREELSGKAGAWDGIVKIGRTHMQDATPLTLGQEFSGYASMLGGDEKRIRQALEDVFELTLGGTAVGTGVNSWPGFAEAAIGHIAELSGLPFVPAPNRFAAQGGHDALVHVSAALKTLANSLNKIASDIRLLSCGPRAGLGELVIPANEPGSSIMPGKVNPTQCEALTMVSLQAMANDLAVTLGGTGGVLEMNVYKPLMVRNVLHSARLLGDGMHSFTEHLLKGLEPDRERIAAHVSHSLMLVTALTPVIGYDKSAKIALHAHKTGQSLREAALELGFVSAEEFDRVVVPEEMIRPKG, encoded by the coding sequence ATGTTTCGAATCGAGACGGACAGTCTGGGCGAGGTTCGGGTTCCTGAAGAGGCGTTGTGGGGCGCGCAGACGCAGCGGGCGCTGACGCTGTTCACCATAGACGGCGAGCTGATGCCCAGGGAGATGATCCGGGCGTATGCGATCCTGAAGAAAGCGTGCGCGCTGGCCAACGGCGGGGCCGGGAAATTGGACGATGAGCGGCGCGACCTGATCGTGGCGGTCTGCGACGAAATCCTGGCCGGACAACACGCGGACATGTTCCCGCTGCCGGTGTGGATTTCGGGCAGCGGCACGCAGTTCAACATGAACGTGAACGAGGTCGTCGCCAACCGCTGCTCGCAGCTGGCCGACAGGCCCGTGGGCTCCAAGGAGCCGGTCCATCCCAACGACCACGTCAACATGAGTCAGTCAACTAACGATAACTTTCCGACAGTCATGTATATGGCTGTCGCAAATACAATTATCGAACGCCTCCTGCCTTCGCTGAGCGCCATGCGCGAGGAGCTCTCGGGCAAGGCCGGGGCATGGGACGGGATCGTCAAGATCGGGCGCACACACATGCAGGACGCCACGCCCCTGACCTTGGGGCAAGAGTTTTCCGGGTACGCCTCCATGCTGGGGGGGGATGAGAAACGGATTCGTCAGGCGCTCGAAGACGTGTTTGAACTGACCCTGGGCGGCACGGCGGTGGGCACCGGAGTGAACAGCTGGCCCGGGTTCGCCGAGGCGGCCATCGGGCATATCGCGGAGTTGAGCGGGCTGCCGTTCGTCCCGGCCCCGAACCGGTTCGCGGCGCAGGGCGGCCATGACGCGCTGGTGCACGTGTCCGCGGCGCTGAAGACCCTGGCCAATTCCCTGAACAAGATCGCGTCGGACATCAGGCTGTTGTCGTGCGGGCCGCGCGCCGGGCTGGGCGAGCTGGTCATCCCGGCCAACGAGCCGGGCTCGTCGATCATGCCGGGCAAGGTCAACCCGACCCAGTGCGAGGCGTTGACCATGGTATCGCTGCAGGCCATGGCCAACGACCTGGCCGTGACCCTGGGCGGCACAGGCGGGGTGCTGGAGATGAACGTGTACAAGCCGCTGATGGTGCGCAACGTGCTCCACTCGGCACGACTGCTCGGCGACGGCATGCACAGCTTCACCGAGCACCTGCTCAAGGGGCTTGAGCCGGACAGGGAACGCATCGCGGCCCATGTGTCCCATTCGCTCATGCTGGTCACGGCCCTGACCCCGGTGATCGGCTACGACAAGTCGGCCAAGATCGCCCTGCACGCCCACAAGACCGGACAGAGCCTGCGCGAGGCGGCCCTGGAGCTCGGCTTCGTCTCGGCCGAGGAGTTCGACCGGGTGGTCGTGCCCGAGGAGATGATCCGCCCCAAGGGCTAG
- a CDS encoding LysE family translocator, whose translation MNMETYAAFVLFVIVMTGTPGAGNLTMMGIGQTTGFKSAIPFLIGATVGAVSLDTMVALGLGKIIQTSPNLATVMKVCGTCYILYLGWKLLTMRLGSHAVNRRFTFWEGVILHPLNPKSWAMALVGFTQFADPSLPLLWQVSVFVLTFMVFQVSFHSAWGLAGAAILRTLKSGAVLTGVNCVLVAVMVGATMYALFV comes from the coding sequence ATGAACATGGAAACATACGCCGCCTTCGTCCTCTTTGTCATCGTCATGACCGGCACGCCCGGCGCGGGCAACCTGACCATGATGGGCATCGGCCAGACCACGGGCTTCAAGTCCGCCATCCCCTTTCTGATCGGGGCCACCGTGGGCGCGGTCAGCCTGGACACCATGGTGGCGCTCGGCCTGGGCAAGATCATCCAGACCTCACCCAACCTCGCGACGGTCATGAAGGTTTGCGGAACGTGCTACATTTTGTATCTCGGGTGGAAACTGCTGACCATGCGGCTGGGCAGTCATGCGGTGAACCGCCGGTTCACCTTCTGGGAAGGGGTCATCCTGCACCCGCTCAATCCCAAGAGCTGGGCCATGGCCCTGGTCGGGTTCACGCAGTTCGCCGACCCGTCCCTGCCGCTCCTGTGGCAGGTCTCGGTCTTTGTCCTGACCTTCATGGTCTTCCAGGTGTCCTTCCACTCGGCCTGGGGGTTGGCCGGGGCCGCCATCCTGCGCACCCTCAAATCCGGGGCCGTGCTCACCGGGGTCAACTGCGTGCTCGTGGCGGTCATGGTCGGGGCGACCATGTACGCCCTGTTCGTCTAG
- a CDS encoding aminotransferase-like domain-containing protein: MTIYAPALVRGEGPLYVELADAIERDITAGTLAPGERLPTHRDLADALRLNVSTVTRGYREAEKRGLVSATVGRGTFVTSDAVTNSAMVSFEPSAPGMLELGLIAPLDHLDPEISEGFKRIARRKDPSALLRYSDPRGQAEHRRAGALWAERYGVPAKAEDIIVCAGSQHALTCALGGLLKPGDRVAVDRLTYPGLKTLAAMLGLRLVSIAMDEHGMVPDSLDAACRRDEIKALYLMPGVHNPTTISMPEPRRNDIARLADKHDLILIEDDAYDLTDPGRIEPVGNRVPRRSVYIAGMSKSLAAGLRVAFVVAPQPMLKPLAQAVLNTIWMAPPLNVELTAMWITDGTADRVVAAKQAEAARRYMLACDILDGLRFHGKPTGFFLWLELPEPWTGHALEQTAAQQGVNVFGAEKFVVGQNPAPRAARVSLTGTESLDQLRQGLVTLREILRGRP; the protein is encoded by the coding sequence ATGACAATATACGCACCCGCACTGGTCCGGGGCGAAGGCCCCTTGTACGTGGAGTTGGCGGACGCCATCGAACGGGATATCACGGCCGGGACGCTCGCGCCCGGCGAGCGGCTGCCCACGCACCGCGACCTGGCCGACGCGCTCCGGCTGAACGTGTCCACGGTGACGCGCGGCTACCGCGAGGCCGAGAAACGCGGACTGGTGTCCGCCACGGTGGGGCGCGGCACTTTCGTCACCTCGGACGCGGTGACCAACTCCGCCATGGTCTCGTTCGAGCCGAGCGCGCCCGGCATGCTCGAGCTCGGGCTCATCGCGCCGCTGGATCACCTGGACCCGGAGATATCCGAAGGGTTCAAACGGATCGCCCGGCGCAAGGACCCGTCAGCGCTGCTGCGCTATTCCGACCCGCGCGGCCAGGCCGAACACCGAAGGGCGGGCGCGCTCTGGGCCGAGAGGTACGGCGTCCCGGCCAAGGCCGAGGACATCATCGTCTGCGCCGGGTCCCAGCACGCCCTGACCTGCGCCCTGGGCGGCCTGCTCAAGCCCGGCGACCGGGTGGCCGTGGACCGGCTGACCTACCCCGGGCTCAAGACCCTGGCCGCCATGCTCGGCCTGCGGTTGGTGTCCATCGCCATGGACGAGCACGGCATGGTCCCGGACAGCCTGGACGCGGCTTGCCGCCGCGACGAGATCAAGGCGCTCTATCTCATGCCCGGCGTGCACAATCCCACCACCATCTCCATGCCCGAACCCCGGCGCAACGACATCGCCCGCCTGGCCGACAAACACGACCTCATCCTCATCGAGGACGACGCCTACGACCTGACCGACCCCGGCCGCATCGAACCGGTGGGCAACCGCGTGCCGCGTCGCTCGGTGTACATCGCGGGCATGTCCAAATCCCTGGCCGCCGGACTGCGCGTCGCCTTTGTCGTCGCTCCGCAGCCCATGCTCAAGCCCCTGGCCCAGGCCGTGCTCAACACCATCTGGATGGCCCCGCCCCTGAACGTGGAACTGACCGCCATGTGGATCACGGACGGCACCGCCGACCGCGTGGTGGCCGCCAAACAGGCCGAGGCCGCCCGCCGGTACATGCTCGCCTGCGACATTCTCGACGGCCTGCGCTTCCACGGCAAACCCACCGGCTTCTTCCTCTGGCTCGAATTGCCCGAACCCTGGACCGGCCACGCCCTCGAACAAACCGCCGCCCAACAGGGCGTCAACGTCTTCGGCGCCGAGAAATTCGTGGTCGGCCAAAACCCCGCCCCCCGCGCCGCCCGCGTCTCGCTCACCGGCACCGAATCCCTGGACCAGCTGAGGCAGGGATTGGTGACCTTACGGGAGATCTTGCGGGGACGGCCCTAG
- a CDS encoding cyclase family protein: protein MQTIDLSHTIRTGMPVFPGDETPNVRRTHFVKKHGFAQTALTLTTHAGTHVDAAAHLFLDAPTLDGLGPDNFTGWGAVLDLTALTTPLIDQPALASLADIDSLDFALLHTGWDRHWNTDRYYRDFPTLTQTAARFLAGLGLKGVGVDTPSPDPVDSHDLPAHRILFDHGLTIVENLTRLGDLPSESFIFCCLPLKIADGEASPCRAVGIAL, encoded by the coding sequence ATGCAGACCATCGATCTCAGCCATACCATCCGCACCGGCATGCCGGTCTTTCCCGGCGACGAGACGCCCAATGTGCGCCGTACCCATTTCGTCAAGAAGCACGGTTTCGCCCAGACCGCGCTTACCCTGACCACCCATGCCGGGACGCACGTGGACGCGGCCGCGCACCTGTTTCTCGATGCGCCCACCCTGGACGGACTCGGCCCGGACAACTTCACCGGCTGGGGCGCGGTCCTTGACCTGACCGCACTGACCACCCCGCTCATCGACCAGCCCGCTCTCGCGTCCCTGGCCGACATCGACAGCCTGGACTTCGCCCTGCTGCACACCGGCTGGGACCGACACTGGAACACCGACCGCTATTACCGGGATTTTCCCACCCTGACCCAAACCGCCGCCCGCTTCCTGGCCGGGCTCGGCCTCAAGGGCGTCGGCGTCGACACCCCGTCGCCCGATCCCGTGGATTCCCATGACCTGCCCGCGCACCGCATCCTTTTCGACCACGGCCTGACCATCGTCGAAAACCTCACCCGTCTCGGCGACCTGCCTTCCGAGAGCTTCATATTCTGCTGCCTGCCCCTGAAAATAGCCGACGGCGAAGCCTCGCCGTGCAGAGCCGTGGGGATTGCGCTGTAG
- a CDS encoding tRNA dihydrouridine synthase → MQPLDENRRQKLAERLNQPLTIGSKTVANRLWLAPLAGLGNVAFREVLDGYGGCGLTFTEMCGAKSVPTESPLVSPVFRWREAELPRLVCQVAGATPEQMIPAARRVQDCGFFGFDINMGCSVSGIVKKNAGAALLKDPDQALRVVEGVRGAISIPLFIKFRTGWTPDIEPAVRLAKRFEDAGADCLVFHPRMAPDKRTRPAIRGHIKTIADAVSIPVLGNGDVITPEDCLDMLATTGCAGVSVGRMAIARPWLFAEWTSPYTPPETCFRDYALQLADALDHHFDPVRALKRYRLFTIYFAANFLFGHSLQSRFLKARNMDEIRDAVRKHVQPGMQLVKRPNMNMYNI, encoded by the coding sequence ATGCAACCGCTCGACGAAAACCGCAGACAGAAACTGGCCGAACGCCTCAATCAACCGCTGACCATCGGCTCCAAGACCGTGGCCAACCGCCTCTGGCTCGCGCCCCTGGCCGGGCTCGGCAACGTGGCCTTTCGCGAGGTGCTCGACGGGTACGGCGGGTGCGGGCTGACGTTCACCGAGATGTGCGGGGCCAAGAGCGTGCCCACCGAGAGCCCGCTGGTCTCGCCGGTCTTCCGCTGGCGCGAGGCCGAGCTTCCCCGCCTGGTCTGCCAGGTGGCCGGGGCCACCCCGGAGCAGATGATTCCGGCCGCCCGGCGCGTGCAGGACTGCGGCTTCTTCGGCTTCGACATCAACATGGGCTGCTCGGTCTCCGGCATCGTCAAGAAGAACGCGGGCGCGGCCCTGCTCAAGGACCCGGACCAGGCCCTGCGCGTGGTCGAGGGGGTACGCGGGGCCATCTCCATCCCCCTGTTCATCAAGTTCCGCACCGGCTGGACCCCGGACATCGAACCCGCCGTGAGGCTCGCCAAACGCTTCGAGGACGCGGGCGCGGACTGCCTGGTCTTCCACCCGCGCATGGCCCCGGACAAGCGCACCCGCCCGGCGATCCGCGGCCACATCAAGACCATAGCCGACGCGGTGTCCATCCCGGTCCTCGGCAACGGCGACGTCATCACCCCGGAAGACTGCCTCGACATGCTCGCAACCACGGGCTGCGCCGGCGTCTCCGTGGGCCGCATGGCCATCGCCCGGCCCTGGCTGTTCGCCGAGTGGACCTCACCCTACACCCCGCCCGAGACCTGCTTCCGCGACTACGCCCTGCAACTGGCCGACGCCCTGGACCATCACTTCGACCCGGTGCGGGCGCTCAAGCGCTACCGGCTGTTCACCATCTATTTCGCGGCCAATTTCCTGTTCGGCCACTCCCTGCAATCCCGATTCCTCAAGGCCAGGAACATGGATGAAATACGGGATGCCGTACGAAAGCATGTCCAACCGGGCATGCAACTCGTCAAACGGCCGAACATGAACATGTACAATATCTGA
- a CDS encoding phage capsid protein codes for MSTTVSNAFVSQYVEMVHQAYQAQGSKMRQTVRLQTEVEGAKCVFQKVGKGAAGKKTRHGNVPLMNLNHSNVSCTLSDWYAAEYIDKLDELKDKSDEKQVAANAGAWALGRKIDELIITKLEGATNVVAEAATGLTKDKILQAFGTLNANDVPDDGHRFAVVGPHQWNELLNIQEFKSSDYAGEQYAWLKGTESRTWLGITWMFHTGLPLDEAGMRKCYIYHRNAAGLAEGQKVQAFVDWVPEKAAHLVDHMLSAGACLIDPDGVVQIQCDDDAAIV; via the coding sequence ATGTCCACGACTGTCAGCAATGCCTTTGTCTCCCAGTACGTCGAGATGGTCCATCAGGCCTATCAGGCCCAGGGCTCCAAGATGCGCCAGACCGTCCGCCTGCAGACCGAGGTGGAGGGTGCCAAGTGCGTCTTCCAGAAGGTCGGCAAGGGCGCGGCCGGGAAAAAGACCCGCCACGGCAACGTGCCGCTCATGAACCTCAACCATTCCAACGTGTCCTGCACCCTGTCCGACTGGTACGCCGCCGAGTACATCGACAAGCTCGACGAGCTCAAGGACAAGAGCGACGAGAAGCAGGTGGCCGCCAACGCCGGCGCCTGGGCGCTCGGCCGCAAGATCGACGAGTTGATCATCACCAAGCTCGAAGGGGCCACCAACGTGGTCGCCGAGGCGGCCACAGGCCTGACCAAGGACAAGATCCTCCAGGCCTTCGGCACGCTGAACGCCAACGACGTGCCCGACGACGGCCACCGCTTCGCCGTGGTCGGCCCGCACCAGTGGAACGAGCTGCTGAACATCCAGGAGTTCAAGTCCAGCGACTACGCGGGCGAGCAGTACGCCTGGCTCAAGGGCACCGAGTCCCGCACCTGGCTGGGCATCACCTGGATGTTCCACACCGGCCTGCCGCTCGACGAGGCGGGCATGCGCAAGTGCTACATCTACCACCGCAACGCCGCGGGCCTGGCCGAGGGCCAGAAGGTCCAGGCCTTCGTGGACTGGGTGCCGGAAAAGGCCGCCCACCTGGTGGACCACATGCTCTCGGCCGGGGCCTGCCTCATCGATCCGGACGGCGTGGTCCAGATCCAGTGCGACGACGACGCGGCCATCGTCTAG
- a CDS encoding MBL fold metallo-hydrolase: MELTFLIDNNALVGTRLLAEAGLSMLIETDGKRVLFDTGYSDAFLANARCLGADMDHLDWIALSHGHSDHTWGLGMLLRYYDMTPRPDRTRAGLIAHPKALGAKRHRGIPEFGSLVAEDKLASYFDLKLTAEPVWLTDSLVALGEIERVTDFEKPAPLGERLEDGAFVPDDIPDDTALAYVSDTGLVVIAGCAHAGICNTVEQAKRVTGVDNVRAVLGGFHLQKAQPERLDPTADYLAALDLEGLWCCHCTDLAAKISLAAKCPVREVGSGMKLAF, from the coding sequence ATGGAACTAACCTTTCTGATAGACAACAACGCCCTGGTGGGCACCCGGCTCCTGGCCGAGGCCGGGCTGTCCATGCTCATCGAAACGGACGGAAAGCGCGTGCTGTTCGACACCGGCTATTCGGACGCGTTCCTGGCCAACGCCCGGTGCCTGGGCGCGGACATGGACCACCTGGACTGGATCGCCCTGTCCCACGGCCACTCGGACCACACCTGGGGGCTGGGCATGCTGCTGCGCTACTACGACATGACGCCCCGCCCGGACCGCACCCGGGCCGGACTGATCGCCCACCCCAAGGCGCTGGGCGCCAAGCGGCACCGTGGCATCCCGGAGTTCGGCTCGCTGGTGGCCGAGGACAAGCTGGCCAGCTATTTCGACCTGAAGCTCACGGCCGAGCCCGTCTGGCTGACCGACTCCCTGGTGGCACTCGGTGAAATCGAGCGGGTCACGGATTTCGAGAAGCCAGCGCCCCTGGGCGAGCGGCTGGAGGACGGCGCGTTCGTGCCGGACGACATCCCGGACGACACGGCGCTCGCCTACGTCTCGGACACGGGGCTGGTGGTCATCGCGGGCTGCGCCCACGCGGGCATCTGCAACACCGTGGAGCAGGCGAAGCGGGTGACGGGCGTGGACAACGTCCGCGCGGTGCTCGGCGGATTCCATCTGCAAAAAGCCCAGCCCGAGCGGCTCGACCCCACGGCGGACTACCTGGCCGCGCTTGACCTGGAGGGGCTGTGGTGCTGCCACTGCACGGACCTGGCCGCCAAGATCAGTCTGGCCGCCAAGTGCCCGGTTAGGGAGGTTGGCTCGGGCATGAAGCTGGCGTTCTGA
- a CDS encoding thermonuclease family protein yields MRRRNPLFLRAFFVACMLTCVCLPPAHAGADGPDARFLRALDGDSLRVDHMGEVLEIRLIGVDAPEYKQEYSRKARDFSQRFCRGETLRLEFDKERRDRYGRTLAYVYADGRMLNEALVRAGLAVPIRIKPNTRYYNRFKEAEEEARRERRGFWIKGGLDMTPGQWRRTHRRK; encoded by the coding sequence ATGCGCCGCCGCAACCCCCTTTTTCTCCGCGCTTTTTTCGTGGCCTGCATGCTCACCTGCGTCTGCCTCCCGCCCGCTCACGCCGGGGCCGACGGCCCGGACGCCCGTTTCCTGCGCGCCCTGGACGGCGATTCCCTGCGCGTGGACCACATGGGCGAGGTCCTGGAAATCCGGCTCATCGGCGTGGACGCCCCGGAATACAAGCAGGAATACAGCCGCAAGGCCAGGGACTTCTCCCAACGTTTCTGCCGGGGCGAAACCCTGCGCCTGGAGTTCGACAAGGAGCGCCGCGACCGCTACGGCCGCACCCTGGCCTACGTCTATGCGGACGGCCGCATGCTCAACGAGGCGCTGGTTCGCGCCGGGCTGGCCGTCCCCATCCGGATCAAGCCGAACACCCGGTATTACAACCGGTTCAAAGAGGCGGAAGAGGAGGCGCGCCGGGAAAGGCGCGGATTCTGGATCAAGGGCGGCCTGGACATGACCCCGGGCCAGTGGCGGCGGACCCACCGCCGGAAGTAG